In the Flavobacterium pallidum genome, one interval contains:
- a CDS encoding B12-binding domain-containing radical SAM protein encodes MSANKTIIFNPKSANGKHRIPNSILQVGASIHGKYEYVFVDGNLEKDPWETIENYLKTGEFKYFGSTVMPGPQLRQAIPFTKKIREAFPDVITVWGGYFASNQYKAALNSGVVDYVINGPGDNTFPQLIAAIEANEKEAIFLIKNLIYKNDKGEIIKTAVEALLDQDTLPKFPYEYLDSFYPVRNYLAKTFMGNKTLSYHSSMGCPFSCSFCAVVPIYNAKWKGMSATRIYEDVKYFKETYNIDAVEFHDNNFFTSKKRVLEFSNLIMDDNISYWGEGRIDTINMYSDEDLKLMRKAGCKMIFLGAETGNDAVLKQMNKGGTQTGKMIKDFVLRMKNADIIPELSFVLGMPAKTEKEVYDQILWDINFIKEIKTINPDAEIIIYLFSPVPTEGSELYQQIIDAGFSFPETLEEWISPSWENFDLRKNPLTPWLKPYMIDTIKNFETVLNGYYPTVSDFRIKGYKRHLLRAVSGIRYKTGMYHFPYEIKALHKIWKYRQPEIEGFYSE; translated from the coding sequence ATGTCCGCAAATAAAACCATCATATTCAACCCGAAAAGTGCGAATGGCAAGCACCGCATCCCCAACTCGATCCTGCAGGTCGGCGCATCGATCCATGGAAAATACGAATATGTTTTTGTGGATGGCAATCTCGAAAAAGATCCCTGGGAAACCATTGAAAATTATCTTAAAACGGGTGAGTTTAAATATTTCGGTTCTACAGTAATGCCCGGCCCGCAATTGCGGCAGGCGATTCCTTTTACCAAAAAAATACGCGAAGCGTTCCCCGATGTCATTACGGTCTGGGGCGGCTACTTCGCTTCGAATCAATATAAGGCCGCCTTGAATTCAGGCGTTGTGGATTATGTGATCAACGGGCCTGGCGACAATACGTTCCCACAATTGATTGCAGCGATTGAAGCAAACGAAAAGGAAGCTATTTTCCTGATCAAAAACCTGATTTATAAAAACGACAAAGGCGAAATCATCAAAACCGCGGTCGAGGCTTTACTGGACCAGGACACCTTGCCGAAGTTCCCTTATGAATACCTGGATTCGTTTTATCCCGTAAGGAATTACCTCGCGAAAACCTTCATGGGAAACAAGACACTATCGTATCATTCCAGTATGGGTTGCCCGTTTTCGTGTTCGTTTTGCGCTGTGGTACCTATATACAATGCAAAGTGGAAAGGCATGTCGGCCACGCGGATTTATGAGGATGTAAAATATTTTAAAGAAACTTATAATATCGATGCGGTCGAATTCCACGACAATAATTTCTTCACTTCCAAAAAAAGGGTTTTGGAGTTTTCGAATTTAATCATGGATGACAACATCAGTTACTGGGGCGAAGGGCGCATCGACACCATCAATATGTATTCGGACGAGGATTTGAAACTGATGCGCAAAGCAGGCTGCAAAATGATTTTCCTCGGTGCCGAAACCGGAAACGATGCCGTGTTAAAGCAAATGAACAAAGGGGGTACGCAAACGGGGAAGATGATTAAGGATTTTGTGCTGCGCATGAAAAACGCCGACATCATACCCGAATTGTCGTTTGTATTGGGCATGCCTGCCAAAACAGAGAAGGAAGTTTACGACCAGATTCTTTGGGACATCAATTTCATCAAGGAAATCAAAACCATCAATCCTGATGCGGAAATCATCATTTACCTTTTCAGCCCGGTACCAACCGAAGGTTCGGAATTATACCAGCAGATCATCGATGCGGGATTCTCATTCCCGGAAACGCTGGAAGAATGGATTTCGCCAAGCTGGGAAAATTTCGATTTACGTAAAAATCCGCTTACTCCCTGGCTGAAACCTTATATGATTGACACCATAAAAAACTTCGAGACGGTGCTAAACGGCTATTACCCAACGGTTTCCGATTTTCGGATCAAGGGTTATAAAAGGCACTTGCTTCGGGCAGTTTCGGGAATACGCTATAAAACGGGGATGTATCATTTTCCTTATGAAATCAAGGCTTTGCATAAAATCTGGAAATACCGGCAACCTGAAATTGAAGGATTTTATTCTGAATAA
- a CDS encoding FkbM family methyltransferase, with protein sequence MDNQIIPILNHHNIESLFFIDVGAKDKLDFIHELSSITNMVGFEPNPAELQLLQEKYRKHPFKSLELSGQCLSDTEGEVSFNITKHASMSSLLETDADNYQKHFGLYSNFNSWKSNIEIENVVKVAAVKLDNFIKDQNAVIDYLKIDTQGSELKILHGAEKLLSAKRINILKIEVSTIAVYQNQVMFSDIDIYLRDKGYVLVDFITYRQHYKPVFGNSHKSYHSAPCGDAVYVLKPEFLTNQNKVKSGFLLLWMGYYSLGSYLLRESGLSMQEHNILTAFDFVSRGEKIKQLLKNICPPIILHWLTK encoded by the coding sequence TTGGACAACCAAATTATCCCGATCCTGAATCACCACAATATCGAATCCCTTTTCTTTATTGATGTTGGTGCCAAAGACAAACTTGATTTCATACATGAATTGTCTTCCATCACCAATATGGTGGGCTTTGAGCCAAATCCTGCAGAATTACAGCTGCTTCAGGAAAAGTACCGTAAACACCCTTTTAAGTCACTGGAATTATCCGGTCAATGCCTTTCAGATACGGAAGGCGAAGTGTCGTTTAACATCACAAAACATGCTTCAATGAGCAGTTTGCTCGAAACAGATGCGGACAATTATCAGAAACATTTCGGTTTGTATAGCAACTTCAACAGCTGGAAATCCAATATAGAGATTGAAAATGTGGTGAAGGTTGCGGCGGTGAAGCTTGATAATTTTATAAAAGACCAAAATGCTGTAATCGATTATTTGAAAATTGATACCCAGGGCTCAGAATTGAAAATCCTGCATGGTGCGGAAAAACTGCTTTCGGCTAAAAGGATCAACATCCTTAAGATTGAAGTCTCGACCATCGCTGTGTACCAGAATCAGGTAATGTTTTCGGACATAGACATCTATTTAAGGGATAAAGGTTATGTCCTGGTTGATTTTATCACCTACAGGCAGCATTACAAGCCGGTTTTTGGGAATTCCCATAAAAGTTACCATTCGGCTCCGTGCGGCGATGCGGTTTATGTGCTGAAGCCGGAATTCCTGACCAATCAAAACAAGGTAAAATCGGGATTCCTGCTGCTTTGGATGGGGTATTATAGTTTAGGGTCTTATTTACTGCGTGAATCCGGTTTGTCAATGCAGGAACACAACATCCTTACTGCCTTTGATTTTGTTTCCCGAGGCGAAAAAATAAAACAATTGCTTAAAAACATTTGCCCTCCGATTATACTGCATTGGTTGACGAAATAG
- a CDS encoding glycosyltransferase family 87 protein yields the protein MKSLFKYYYWFPLLLLCGFYVFRAVDFPVHDFANYYFGGRFLIDGSFGKWVYFPYEFNKVIFDLGHKGVFVSYAPNTPFLALLFAPLSLIPVAAAKIIFNIVSCGLFFFSLKRLVDFNRINLWYMAIIPLLFFVPIKNDLLFGQVYMLLFFLLAESWLAYQKNRLKSMAMWLSLAIMLKVFPVFLVLILLFKKQFRAFICVFVGMAILFAVSLPFTGIGIWIFYLNAVLPKASNGEIATAFVDNYQSVFMFLKRLLVYDYPENTSPWWGNHQLLFSGLVAAFKIMLIAGGYYISKKATDPLLAFSYWIFALLLMSPYGSTYSLLLLAFPVLLVLKNDWPNSKKAVCFFLFLLINNIPLALFMQQPFPVSYLRLVLLLLLATMLILSVSKLLKWKIISAVSLAALLAVLLLQQTGSRPDGFHLTHQEPILIYDYRITANKLTYHFWNENGPQSRSESLKFSTVQPLEIRNGEVFYNHKMLTSDQSNKMKPILLDHHTVIYLSDFDRGIGFYALKKIDL from the coding sequence ATGAAATCCCTTTTTAAATATTACTATTGGTTTCCGCTGTTGCTGCTCTGCGGGTTTTATGTTTTCCGGGCGGTTGATTTCCCTGTACATGATTTTGCGAACTATTATTTCGGGGGGCGATTCCTTATCGACGGTAGTTTCGGAAAATGGGTTTATTTTCCTTACGAATTCAACAAAGTCATTTTTGACCTTGGCCACAAGGGCGTGTTTGTGAGTTATGCGCCAAATACGCCATTCCTGGCTTTGCTCTTTGCGCCACTTTCACTGATTCCTGTTGCAGCGGCCAAGATCATTTTCAATATCGTCAGTTGCGGCCTGTTTTTTTTCAGCTTAAAAAGGCTGGTGGATTTTAACCGGATCAATCTGTGGTACATGGCCATCATCCCTTTACTTTTTTTTGTACCGATAAAAAATGACCTGCTTTTCGGGCAGGTTTATATGCTGCTTTTCTTTCTATTGGCCGAAAGCTGGCTCGCGTATCAGAAAAACCGGCTTAAGAGCATGGCAATGTGGCTTTCATTGGCGATCATGCTGAAGGTGTTCCCGGTGTTTTTGGTCTTGATACTCCTGTTTAAGAAGCAATTCCGTGCCTTTATCTGCGTTTTCGTCGGCATGGCCATTTTATTTGCCGTCAGCCTGCCGTTTACGGGAATCGGAATCTGGATTTTTTATCTCAATGCAGTGCTCCCGAAAGCTTCAAACGGAGAAATCGCGACCGCTTTTGTCGACAATTACCAATCAGTATTCATGTTCCTGAAAAGGCTTTTGGTTTATGATTACCCTGAAAACACGAGTCCATGGTGGGGCAATCATCAACTGCTGTTTTCCGGATTGGTAGCCGCTTTTAAAATCATGCTTATTGCTGGCGGATATTACATTTCGAAAAAGGCAACGGATCCGCTTTTGGCTTTTTCCTATTGGATTTTCGCCCTATTGCTGATGTCACCGTATGGCAGCACTTACAGCCTGCTGCTGTTGGCCTTTCCGGTTTTGCTGGTGTTAAAAAACGACTGGCCCAATTCAAAAAAAGCGGTGTGTTTCTTCCTTTTCCTTTTGATCAATAATATCCCGCTGGCTTTATTTATGCAGCAGCCGTTTCCGGTGTCTTACCTAAGGCTGGTTTTATTGCTGCTGCTGGCGACGATGTTGATTTTGAGTGTTTCAAAGCTGCTGAAATGGAAAATCATATCGGCCGTTTCGCTAGCCGCGCTTTTAGCGGTATTGCTTTTGCAGCAAACGGGTTCACGCCCGGACGGATTTCACCTCACCCATCAGGAACCCATTCTTATATACGATTACCGGATCACGGCCAACAAACTGACGTATCATTTCTGGAATGAAAACGGGCCCCAAAGCCGGTCCGAATCCCTGAAATTTTCGACTGTGCAACCGCTTGAAATCAGGAATGGCGAAGTATTTTACAACCATAAAATGCTTACATCGGACCAAAGCAATAAAATGAAACCCATATTATTGGATCATCATACCGTTATTTACCTTTCGGATTTCGATCGCGGCATCGGGTTTTATGCTTTGAAAAAAATCGATTTATAA
- a CDS encoding glycosyltransferase family 2 protein has translation MINNRKIIVVLPAYNAAKTLQRTFEEIPFEVVDDVILTDDFSNDNTIEVAKNLGIRHIIRHEKNKGYGANQKSCYAKALELQADIVVMLHPDYQYTPKLIPAMCTLVANDLYDVVLGSRILSKGALKGGMPLYKYLSNRILTLIQNMLMNQKLSEYHTGYRCFSADILKKIHFGMNSDNFVFDNEMLAQCCYTKARIGEISCPAKYFEDASSINFKRSVVYGLGVLRVSVSYFLQKTGLLRFSIFRDL, from the coding sequence ATGATTAACAATCGTAAAATAATCGTCGTACTGCCGGCTTACAATGCTGCCAAAACCCTTCAGAGGACTTTTGAGGAAATCCCTTTTGAGGTAGTCGATGATGTGATCCTGACCGATGATTTCAGTAATGACAATACGATTGAAGTGGCCAAAAATCTCGGCATTCGCCACATCATCCGCCATGAAAAAAACAAAGGTTATGGCGCCAACCAGAAATCCTGTTATGCGAAAGCCCTCGAACTGCAGGCAGATATCGTGGTGATGCTGCATCCCGATTACCAATACACGCCCAAACTGATCCCGGCAATGTGCACACTCGTCGCCAATGATTTATACGATGTGGTTTTAGGGTCACGCATCCTGAGCAAAGGCGCACTGAAAGGCGGGATGCCTTTGTACAAATATTTGTCGAACCGCATCCTCACGCTAATCCAAAACATGCTGATGAACCAGAAACTTTCAGAATATCACACGGGTTACCGTTGCTTTAGCGCGGATATATTGAAGAAAATACACTTCGGCATGAACTCGGATAATTTCGTTTTTGACAATGAGATGCTCGCGCAATGCTGTTATACCAAGGCACGGATTGGAGAAATTTCGTGTCCGGCCAAATACTTTGAAGATGCTTCTTCGATTAATTTCAAAAGAAGCGTTGTTTATGGATTGGGCGTTTTAAGGGTTTCCGTATCATATTTTTTACAGAAGACCGGATTGCTTCGCTTTTCAATCTTCCGGGATTTATGA
- a CDS encoding B12-binding domain-containing radical SAM protein has translation MSVLLTHGYYLSSDPKEQRIMKPYPPLGLLYVSSYLHSKGMHNDVYDSTFYTKEDQLAFILEKKPRIVAIYTNLMTKTEVISLMKILKLPEYGFPKIILGGPDVSYNIENYLKAGADFLVIGEGEETTFELCGALLDGQSYADINGIAYLENNIAVKTAARVKFRELDELPLPNRDAIPNEKYLEIWKRNHGESSMTISTQRGCPYTCKWCSTAVYGQSYRRRPPEQVAAEMKMLKEKYNPDAIWFVDDVFTISHKWLTAFHEEVVKQGAQIRFECITRAERLNEEILRLLKEAGCFRIWIGAESGSQKIIDAMDRRVDVNHVKKMIQDTNALGIETGTFIMVGYPGETEADISETIQYLKDANPTHYTITIAYPIKGTSLYEEIEKDITVAPDWETSTDREIDFRREYPRKYYDYAVSKVVNEVEFHRAFSKNHFSVKAVKHKAKSFLATALMSLSK, from the coding sequence ATGAGCGTATTACTGACACACGGCTATTACCTGTCATCCGACCCGAAAGAGCAACGGATCATGAAGCCGTACCCGCCACTGGGATTGCTTTACGTGTCTTCCTACCTCCATAGCAAAGGGATGCATAACGATGTTTACGATTCGACTTTTTATACCAAAGAAGACCAGTTGGCTTTCATCCTTGAGAAAAAACCAAGAATCGTCGCGATTTACACCAACCTGATGACCAAGACCGAAGTCATCAGCCTGATGAAAATCCTGAAATTGCCCGAATATGGTTTCCCTAAAATCATCCTTGGCGGCCCGGACGTGAGCTATAATATTGAAAATTACCTGAAAGCCGGTGCCGATTTCCTGGTTATTGGTGAAGGTGAGGAAACGACATTTGAATTGTGTGGGGCACTTTTAGATGGTCAATCTTATGCTGATATAAACGGCATCGCTTACCTTGAAAATAATATTGCCGTAAAAACCGCGGCTCGTGTTAAATTCCGCGAGCTGGACGAACTGCCGTTACCCAACCGCGATGCCATCCCAAACGAAAAATACCTGGAAATCTGGAAGCGCAACCACGGCGAAAGCTCGATGACGATTTCTACGCAACGTGGCTGTCCCTACACCTGCAAATGGTGCAGCACGGCGGTTTACGGGCAAAGTTACCGCAGGCGTCCGCCAGAACAGGTGGCTGCAGAAATGAAAATGCTCAAAGAAAAGTACAACCCGGATGCGATCTGGTTTGTCGATGATGTGTTTACGATAAGCCACAAATGGCTCACGGCTTTCCATGAGGAAGTGGTAAAACAGGGTGCACAGATCCGTTTTGAATGCATCACGCGCGCGGAAAGGCTGAATGAGGAAATCCTGAGACTGTTGAAAGAAGCAGGTTGTTTCCGGATTTGGATAGGGGCGGAAAGCGGATCACAGAAAATCATCGATGCGATGGACCGACGCGTAGACGTGAACCACGTAAAGAAAATGATCCAGGACACCAATGCGCTCGGGATTGAAACCGGGACTTTTATCATGGTGGGCTATCCCGGGGAAACCGAAGCCGATATTTCGGAAACGATCCAATACCTTAAAGATGCCAATCCGACGCATTATACGATTACCATCGCTTATCCGATCAAGGGGACATCGCTTTACGAAGAAATTGAAAAAGACATTACCGTTGCGCCGGATTGGGAAACCTCAACCGACAGGGAAATCGATTTCAGGCGGGAATATCCACGGAAATATTATGATTATGCGGTGTCAAAAGTAGTCAATGAAGTCGAATTCCACAGGGCATTTTCCAAAAACCACTTTTCTGTAAAAGCAGTGAAGCACAAGGCGAAATCATTCCTGGCCACCGCGTTGATGAGTTTAAGCAAATGA
- a CDS encoding class I SAM-dependent methyltransferase: MSSGFDRAAVSYDADFTDTPIGKLQRQSVYAILSEILDRKKPESILEINCGTGADAVWIANQGFNITATDISEGMIAIAKNKVNKNQPVFETMDIESLAAHFSGTAFDLVFSNFGGLNCLSGKAYATFFNDIHRILSPKGMLVLVIMPKNTLWEKIYFLSKGEFKNSFRRKNEFMIADVNGEKIPTFYYNPKETVTLAAAGFEVKNISPIGFFVPPSYLQPYFNRYPNILKVLAKFEKGIRNIGWLSSYSDHYCIVLEKK; this comes from the coding sequence GTGAGTAGCGGCTTTGATCGCGCGGCTGTTTCTTATGATGCCGATTTTACAGATACCCCCATCGGGAAGCTTCAGCGTCAATCGGTTTACGCTATTTTATCTGAAATTTTAGACCGTAAAAAACCGGAATCCATCCTTGAAATCAATTGCGGCACCGGCGCTGATGCGGTTTGGATCGCCAATCAGGGTTTTAATATCACTGCGACTGACATTTCTGAAGGCATGATTGCCATTGCGAAAAATAAGGTCAATAAAAATCAGCCGGTATTCGAAACGATGGACATTGAATCTTTGGCTGCACATTTTTCAGGTACTGCATTCGATCTTGTATTTTCCAATTTCGGCGGGTTGAATTGCCTATCCGGAAAAGCCTATGCGACATTTTTTAATGACATTCATCGCATCCTTTCACCAAAAGGAATGCTGGTTCTCGTTATTATGCCGAAAAATACACTTTGGGAAAAAATATATTTCCTCTCAAAAGGTGAATTCAAAAACAGCTTCCGCAGAAAAAACGAATTCATGATTGCGGATGTCAACGGCGAAAAAATCCCGACTTTTTATTACAACCCGAAAGAAACCGTAACTTTAGCAGCGGCGGGATTTGAGGTGAAAAATATTTCGCCGATCGGTTTTTTTGTGCCACCATCGTATTTGCAGCCGTATTTCAACAGGTACCCGAATATCCTGAAGGTGTTGGCAAAATTCGAAAAAGGCATCAGGAACATAGGATGGCTGTCCTCCTATTCCGATCATTATTGCATCGTACTGGAGAAAAAATGA
- a CDS encoding B12-binding domain-containing radical SAM protein — MSEILFTHSYFYRRDPKQWKNKMPFPPLGTLYAASLMRGNGYNVHLFDTCLIEDPLEIRPAIEAILPKYLVIYDDGFNYLTKMCLTTMREAAFEMIAMGKQNGAIVIVSSSDSTDHYGLYLEKGADYIIQGEGELTLLELINTLEKNQIPETTNGIAFRKHNDIQVNPKRPVLQNLDELPLPAWDLIEMNDYKIIWSQSGQDFTLNIATTRGCPYKCNWCAKPIYGNRYNSHSPEYIVNHIEFLRQSFGVKRFWMCDDIFGLKPNWVQQFNAGLKSKKLKIRYYIQSRADLLLKEDTIDALAESGLEEVWVGAESASQKILDAMDKGTKVEQIYEATRLLKSKNIRIAFFLQFGYPGETPEDIEHTISMVKELKPDNIGISVSYPLPGTPFYEKVKADLTAKSNWKDSDDLEMMFNGTFKSAYYKKLQRFVHKEFRKTQGLDNLKAMAGNPLELSLRKVISVMKLGYYVPGAFASGISLKKMQK, encoded by the coding sequence ATGTCTGAGATCCTTTTTACCCATTCCTATTTTTACAGGCGCGACCCAAAGCAGTGGAAAAACAAGATGCCTTTTCCGCCGTTGGGCACGCTGTATGCGGCTTCGCTGATGCGTGGGAATGGCTATAACGTACATCTTTTTGACACCTGCCTTATTGAAGACCCACTTGAAATCCGTCCTGCGATTGAAGCGATTCTGCCCAAATATCTCGTCATTTATGACGACGGCTTCAATTACCTGACCAAGATGTGCCTCACGACGATGCGCGAGGCGGCGTTCGAAATGATTGCCATGGGCAAACAAAATGGCGCTATCGTCATTGTCAGCAGTTCCGATTCCACAGATCATTACGGCCTTTATCTTGAAAAAGGCGCTGATTACATTATACAGGGCGAAGGCGAGCTCACTTTGCTGGAACTCATCAATACGCTTGAAAAAAATCAAATTCCTGAAACTACCAACGGAATCGCATTCCGTAAGCACAATGACATTCAGGTAAATCCAAAGAGGCCGGTACTCCAAAACCTAGATGAATTGCCGTTACCAGCCTGGGATTTGATTGAAATGAACGATTATAAGATCATCTGGAGCCAAAGCGGACAGGATTTCACACTCAATATCGCTACCACACGCGGCTGCCCATACAAATGCAACTGGTGCGCAAAGCCGATTTACGGGAACCGCTACAACTCGCATTCGCCGGAATATATCGTGAACCACATCGAGTTCCTGCGCCAGTCTTTTGGCGTGAAACGCTTCTGGATGTGTGATGATATCTTTGGATTAAAACCCAATTGGGTGCAGCAATTCAATGCCGGATTGAAAAGTAAAAAACTCAAAATCCGCTATTATATCCAAAGCCGTGCCGATTTACTGCTGAAAGAAGACACGATAGACGCACTTGCTGAATCGGGCCTTGAAGAAGTGTGGGTTGGCGCAGAAAGTGCCAGCCAGAAAATCCTTGACGCGATGGACAAAGGCACTAAAGTCGAACAGATATATGAAGCCACACGGCTGCTCAAAAGCAAGAATATCCGTATTGCGTTTTTCCTCCAATTCGGTTATCCTGGTGAAACACCTGAGGATATCGAGCATACCATTTCGATGGTGAAAGAACTGAAGCCGGACAATATTGGGATTTCGGTTTCCTATCCGTTGCCGGGCACGCCTTTTTACGAAAAGGTAAAAGCGGACCTGACAGCAAAATCGAACTGGAAAGATTCTGACGACCTGGAAATGATGTTCAATGGCACTTTTAAATCGGCATATTATAAAAAACTGCAGCGTTTTGTGCATAAGGAATTCCGCAAAACCCAGGGACTTGACAACCTGAAAGCTATGGCCGGAAACCCGTTGGAATTGTCGTTGCGTAAAGTAATTTCTGTAATGAAGCTGGGGTATTATGTTCCCGGAGCTTTTGCCAGCGGGATCAGCCTAAAAAAAATGCAAAAGTGA
- a CDS encoding nucleotidyltransferase domain-containing protein, which produces MESLKTILYFSLFRYPLKLEEICSFSISKDCPKIEAELVELIAKKIIFKIEDYYYPEYDPSCLEKRKNGNKMAVDALVKAKERATLISKFPFVEAVGVSGSLSKGYYDKDSDIDFFVITKPGKLWISRTFLMLYKKLFLFNSRKYFCINYFMSSSSLEVEEKNRFTATEIKTLIPFEGKMVFEEFYSKNDWVSGLLGQYDPKLESVGVISKPNGVKMLEAILDTKAGNQLDSLFKKTTVAFWKLKFRQMHTDDFKMALKSTKDISKHHPLNFQKKVINALNDKYDEIRINHNIELQREYV; this is translated from the coding sequence GTGGAATCATTAAAGACCATATTATATTTCTCATTATTCAGGTATCCTTTGAAGCTGGAGGAGATATGCAGTTTTTCAATCTCAAAGGATTGCCCGAAAATTGAAGCCGAGCTTGTGGAATTGATTGCGAAAAAAATCATTTTTAAGATTGAGGATTATTATTATCCCGAATATGATCCCAGCTGCCTTGAAAAACGGAAAAATGGAAACAAGATGGCTGTAGATGCTTTGGTCAAGGCTAAAGAACGTGCTACATTAATTTCTAAATTCCCTTTTGTGGAAGCCGTCGGAGTATCAGGTTCGCTTTCAAAAGGATATTATGACAAAGACAGCGACATCGATTTTTTCGTGATTACCAAACCAGGAAAGCTCTGGATTTCGCGTACTTTCCTGATGCTATACAAGAAGTTGTTCCTTTTTAACTCCAGGAAATATTTCTGTATCAATTATTTCATGTCTTCGTCGAGCCTTGAAGTGGAAGAAAAAAACAGGTTTACCGCTACCGAGATCAAGACCCTCATTCCTTTCGAAGGAAAAATGGTTTTTGAAGAATTTTACAGCAAAAACGACTGGGTTTCCGGATTATTGGGCCAGTATGACCCGAAATTGGAGAGCGTAGGCGTGATCAGCAAGCCGAACGGCGTGAAAATGCTCGAAGCCATACTGGATACTAAAGCCGGCAATCAGCTGGATTCCTTATTCAAGAAAACAACGGTGGCGTTCTGGAAGCTGAAATTCCGGCAGATGCATACCGATGATTTTAAGATGGCATTGAAATCAACCAAAGACATTTCAAAGCACCATCCGCTGAATTTCCAGAAAAAGGTAATCAACGCACTGAATGATAAATATGACGAGATTCGCATAAACCATAACATTGAATTACAACGGGAGTATGTCTGA